A genomic window from Pseudanabaenaceae cyanobacterium SKYG29 includes:
- a CDS encoding Hpt domain-containing protein, whose protein sequence is MFTIDPELWTLFVEDNAKCLRSYSRTAENIDRANWRESIQQLYRDAHTIKGGAATIGAEEILTTAKAIENVLAELRYLQEAPPNLETELKGVLIELGEILRQTVENQHPDPFAQERIQSLHEFVQERCLGDWDEERQLHQEFADQGFDLMVLDLQMAIEDLPQEIPESIVELALTTMEQLLDVGDEIKLGDGWRLLIQRGMELAISRSRDLWLEEFPRLLAQMKTSARGGGKTMPQEKEFSIVTPASTGLGDLSTAEGEGVTILPVEEDDLPTGFSDLFALPEEEQEITILPVEEDDLPTGFGNLFAVEEEGEEEQKQLESLFAAAVPIETVEEQEIPAEIEGLFTEEVGEIPVDLASSLEEVSPTVVAEAAPATTGQETVIFTPPVEPDSPVDPELRALFDMDTQKYLQVYFSTVEQLNPETWKKDIQQIYRAIHTIKGGAATVGANPILQVAKVLEDWLSDLRSMEDPPTIDDNLRDSLLECGELLIATLSMGSREQPTASVEQISRLHANFKQQYAEQLSEEVLMQKEFAEQGFDLMVLDLEMCVEGLRPNQTIDAEMISANQGVLQQLADIGRELKLSGDWDRLIEEGMGILGRGHVAEWLEQIPSLLKSLKTAAKHGGKLPQAATPPRLKPDLPPISTVTTVDPELKALFDVDTQKYLQEYFATVEAISPDTWKTDIQKLYRAIHTIKGGAATVGANPILQVAKVLEDWLSDLRNLDEAPPLENLRSGLLESGELLIGTLQMDYSTVPLAAVERIFDLHQTFKESYKEELDETVLLHREFADQGFDLMVLDLEMLIEQLTPETAITPEMQTTATQCLEQLAEVGTEIGLAEGWTKLLLEGKGIIANASAKAWQEQFPPYLKSLKECARRSGKLPEPPKPVEAPPPTEQPKPPEPAVADIQIPVPLERLDRSAQYLVETLMATRATQGFYQIVQKNLIPIVTLAQESAQYISRLREVQDDFAVLDSDGIRGEGGVKLERYRQGYTAINRLLETTLRLIELGSETGEAARRTSESLMRLEQSLRNLQGTVEESRLVPFESLAFRARGILRDLTTRMNKPARLYVVGEKLELDAGTLRNLEPVLLHLIRNSFDHGLEPPEEREKLGKPRQGRIDLSLLRRGSVFVLELKDDGRGINPEKIRSIAESKGLPLTDTSTNEKLLAVICQPGFTSAKTVSDISGRGVGMDVVASQIAAMGGQLSLKTKVGVGTTFTMQIPVPNLFVRCMLLQTGDRTFAVPTAEVFTTMLLDDLLWRPVPPAENRLYSYEIEEDRGQVPALDLFQYWQGDRNPRHILPNAIAVRAKRSDSTDGIWLIADNLVGQSELLVNSLPAPMVSPIGILGVSLMPDGKLIPVIDANALMDALLGNLTEDGLPMISAHVAETETLEEEGIQIVVVDDAALMRRRIESSLTPQGYKVITCNDGLEAWEWLQSHPQPALLITDIEMPNMDGFTLIDHCRQAKMTMPILVVSSRLAEEWSRETRRLGATDFLTKGFGTTELLEKVAKLLEQSVGV, encoded by the coding sequence ATGTTTACCATCGACCCTGAACTGTGGACATTGTTTGTAGAGGACAACGCCAAGTGTCTGCGCAGCTATAGCCGAACGGCGGAGAACATCGATCGTGCCAACTGGAGGGAGTCCATCCAACAGCTCTACCGCGATGCCCACACCATCAAAGGGGGCGCCGCCACGATCGGGGCAGAGGAAATCCTGACGACGGCAAAAGCGATCGAGAATGTACTAGCAGAACTGCGGTATTTACAGGAAGCTCCCCCCAACCTAGAGACAGAGTTAAAGGGAGTTTTGATCGAGCTGGGGGAAATTCTACGGCAGACGGTAGAAAATCAACATCCCGATCCATTTGCCCAGGAGCGCATTCAATCTCTCCATGAATTTGTCCAGGAGAGATGTCTAGGGGACTGGGATGAGGAGAGACAGCTACACCAAGAATTTGCCGACCAGGGCTTTGATTTGATGGTGCTGGATTTACAGATGGCAATTGAGGATTTGCCCCAGGAGATTCCCGAATCGATCGTGGAATTAGCCTTGACAACAATGGAACAGCTCTTGGATGTGGGGGATGAGATCAAGCTGGGGGATGGGTGGCGGCTACTAATTCAGCGGGGGATGGAACTAGCTATATCTCGCAGCCGTGACCTGTGGCTAGAGGAATTTCCCAGACTCCTTGCCCAGATGAAAACCTCTGCCAGGGGCGGTGGTAAAACAATGCCCCAGGAGAAAGAGTTTAGTATAGTCACACCTGCATCAACTGGGCTTGGTGATTTATCTACAGCAGAGGGAGAGGGGGTGACAATCCTACCTGTAGAAGAGGATGACTTGCCGACAGGCTTTAGCGACCTCTTTGCCCTCCCAGAAGAAGAACAGGAGATAACAATCCTGCCTGTAGAAGAAGATGACCTGCCGACGGGTTTTGGCAACCTCTTTGCAGTGGAAGAAGAGGGGGAAGAAGAACAAAAACAGTTGGAGAGTTTGTTTGCGGCGGCAGTACCGATCGAAACAGTAGAGGAGCAAGAAATTCCTGCGGAGATCGAGGGACTGTTTACTGAAGAAGTGGGAGAAATTCCAGTAGACCTAGCCAGCAGTTTAGAAGAGGTAAGTCCCACTGTTGTGGCAGAAGCAGCACCAGCAACTACGGGGCAGGAGACGGTCATTTTTACCCCCCCAGTAGAACCAGACAGCCCCGTTGACCCCGAACTGCGGGCACTGTTTGACATGGATACGCAAAAGTATCTGCAGGTTTACTTTTCCACGGTGGAGCAACTTAACCCAGAAACCTGGAAGAAAGACATTCAGCAAATTTACCGCGCTATTCACACAATCAAGGGGGGAGCAGCAACAGTGGGGGCAAATCCCATCTTACAGGTAGCCAAAGTCCTGGAAGATTGGCTGTCCGACCTGCGCAGTATGGAAGACCCCCCCACGATCGATGACAACCTACGCGATTCTCTACTGGAATGCGGCGAGCTACTGATTGCCACCCTCAGCATGGGGAGTCGGGAACAGCCCACCGCCTCTGTGGAGCAGATTAGCCGTCTTCATGCCAATTTCAAACAGCAGTATGCCGAACAACTCAGCGAAGAAGTCCTGATGCAAAAGGAATTCGCCGAGCAGGGCTTTGATCTGATGGTATTGGACTTGGAGATGTGTGTCGAGGGGCTGCGTCCCAACCAAACGATCGATGCCGAGATGATCAGTGCCAACCAAGGCGTTTTGCAGCAGTTAGCGGACATAGGCAGGGAATTAAAGCTGAGCGGCGACTGGGACAGGCTGATTGAGGAAGGCATGGGAATTCTGGGGCGGGGTCACGTAGCGGAATGGCTAGAGCAAATTCCCTCCCTCCTAAAATCCCTTAAGACAGCAGCGAAGCACGGCGGTAAATTGCCCCAGGCAGCCACTCCACCGCGACTCAAACCTGACCTACCACCCATTAGTACGGTTACAACCGTTGACCCCGAACTGAAGGCACTGTTTGATGTTGACACCCAGAAATACCTGCAAGAGTACTTTGCCACTGTAGAGGCGATCAGTCCTGACACCTGGAAGACAGACATCCAGAAACTCTATCGCGCCATCCATACCATCAAAGGGGGAGCGGCAACGGTGGGGGCAAATCCCATTTTACAGGTGGCGAAAGTCCTGGAGGATTGGCTATCAGACCTGCGCAATCTGGATGAAGCTCCGCCTTTGGAGAACTTACGATCGGGCTTGCTGGAGTCGGGGGAACTCCTAATTGGCACCCTGCAGATGGACTACAGCACTGTACCGCTGGCGGCAGTGGAACGGATATTTGACCTACACCAGACATTCAAGGAGTCCTACAAAGAGGAACTAGATGAGACTGTCCTCCTGCATCGGGAATTTGCTGACCAGGGCTTTGACTTGATGGTGCTGGATTTGGAAATGCTGATTGAGCAGCTTACGCCTGAAACTGCTATTACTCCTGAGATGCAGACCACGGCAACCCAGTGCCTAGAACAACTGGCAGAAGTTGGTACAGAAATTGGCTTAGCAGAGGGCTGGACAAAGTTACTCCTAGAGGGCAAGGGCATCATCGCCAACGCCAGTGCTAAAGCCTGGCAGGAGCAGTTCCCCCCCTACCTCAAATCCCTCAAAGAATGTGCCCGTCGCAGTGGCAAGTTGCCAGAGCCGCCTAAACCCGTTGAAGCTCCACCGCCAACAGAACAGCCCAAACCCCCAGAACCAGCAGTAGCTGATATTCAAATCCCCGTACCCTTGGAAAGACTCGATCGTTCTGCCCAGTATTTGGTGGAGACGCTGATGGCAACCCGTGCCACCCAGGGCTTTTACCAGATTGTGCAGAAGAACTTGATACCGATCGTGACTCTTGCCCAGGAAAGTGCCCAGTACATTTCGCGGTTGCGGGAAGTACAAGATGACTTTGCCGTGTTGGACAGTGACGGTATTAGGGGAGAAGGGGGAGTCAAACTAGAGCGGTATCGTCAGGGCTATACTGCCATCAACCGGCTGTTGGAGACAACCCTGCGTCTCATAGAATTAGGGTCAGAGACAGGGGAAGCAGCGCGGCGTACCAGTGAAAGTTTGATGCGGTTAGAACAGAGTTTGCGCAACCTGCAGGGCACAGTAGAAGAGAGCAGACTTGTACCCTTTGAGAGTTTGGCATTTCGGGCGCGGGGGATTTTACGGGACTTGACCACGCGGATGAACAAACCCGCTCGCCTTTATGTAGTGGGAGAAAAACTGGAATTAGATGCGGGTACCCTACGCAACTTAGAGCCAGTCCTTCTACACCTGATTCGCAACTCCTTCGACCACGGCTTAGAGCCACCGGAGGAGCGGGAAAAACTGGGCAAACCCAGGCAAGGGCGCATTGACCTGTCCCTGTTGCGGCGAGGCAGTGTGTTTGTCTTAGAATTGAAGGATGATGGCAGGGGGATCAACCCAGAGAAAATCCGCAGCATTGCTGAGTCTAAGGGGTTACCCCTCACAGACACTTCCACCAACGAAAAACTGCTGGCAGTGATTTGTCAACCTGGCTTCACATCCGCTAAGACGGTGAGCGACATCTCCGGGCGGGGTGTGGGGATGGACGTAGTGGCTAGCCAAATTGCTGCCATGGGGGGGCAGTTGAGCTTAAAGACCAAGGTAGGGGTAGGGACAACCTTTACCATGCAAATCCCTGTACCCAACCTATTTGTGCGCTGTATGCTATTGCAGACAGGCGACCGCACCTTTGCTGTGCCGACGGCAGAAGTATTTACTACTATGCTCCTAGATGACCTGTTGTGGCGACCCGTGCCTCCGGCAGAAAATCGCCTCTACTCCTACGAAATCGAGGAAGACCGGGGACAGGTGCCAGCTCTAGACCTCTTCCAATATTGGCAGGGCGACCGCAATCCTCGCCATATACTACCCAATGCTATCGCTGTACGGGCAAAGCGCAGTGACAGTACTGATGGCATTTGGTTAATTGCTGACAACCTAGTAGGACAGAGTGAATTGTTGGTTAACTCCCTGCCGGCACCGATGGTCAGCCCGATCGGTATTTTGGGGGTCAGTTTGATGCCCGATGGTAAGCTGATTCCCGTAATTGATGCCAATGCTTTGATGGATGCGCTGCTGGGCAATCTAACTGAGGATGGTTTGCCGATGATCAGTGCCCATGTTGCCGAGACGGAGACCCTAGAAGAGGAGGGCATTCAAATTGTGGTAGTAGATGATGCAGCTCTGATGCGGCGGCGGATTGAAAGTAGTCTGACACCCCAGGGCTACAAAGTGATC